The following is a genomic window from Pseudomonas promysalinigenes.
TGCGCCACTCGCGCGCAGTGAATGCGCTGACGGATTTTCCAGCAGATGCGTAAAACGGACTTTCAACCAGCAGTGGTGGAATCACAGCGATGTTCGCAAAAGACAGGCCGCACAAGGCGTCGGGGCAGGGCAGGGGGCAGGCCACTGGGGGGCAATCGCCATCGGGCATGGCTGCACAGATTGCCCAATTCGACTGGCATAACACTCCACTTGGGGCGCTGCCGCACTGGCAGGCACCTTTGCGCACAGCCGTAGATATGATGCTGCTCTCGCCGTTTCCCAGCGCGGTGGTCTGGGGCGCCGAGATGACAGTGGTGCATAACGACCCTTACCTGGCATTGATCGAGGGTGATGGCCATGGGCTGGGCCAAGCCTTTGACACGCTCTGGGCCACAGCCTGGGAGAACATCGGGCCTTGGGTGTTCGAGGCATTCAATGGAGGGGCGAACTTTGTCGAGAATCAACCTGTGCGGCTCGTTCGCAAGCGCATGGGCGGCCAAGCCTGTTTCGTTTTTAGCTACACCCCGCTACGCGACGAAGACCATGAGGTGGCAGGTTTCATGCACACGGTCATCGATACCAGCGCCGGTGTCGATGCACATGATAAATGGCGTGAACAAGCGCTGGCGTTCGAGCGCCAGATCGAGCGCGTTCTGGCCGACCGCGATCAGATCTGGCAGCTTTCCCGGGACGCCATGATCGTGGTGACCCGCGACCTGCTGTTGCAAGCGGTCAATCCAACTTGGCAGCGCGTTCTTGGCTGGGCCGAGGATGAAGTGCGGGGTACGGCGATATTGGAATTGGTCCATCCTGCCGACAGGGCCGAGGTTGAGGTGGCGGTGATGGAATTCGTTCATGACCGCGGGCTCGAGCAACTGGAAACACGTTTGCGCCACAAGGACGGGCACTACCGTATGTTCCGCTGGACCGCTACGTTCGACGGCACGTTGCTGACTGCCGTGGGCCGCGACGTGTCACAGGATCAAGACGATGCCTTGCGTCAACTCGACAACCTGGTCAGGGCCAGTCAGCGTCTGGATGCCGTCAGCCACGTAGCAGGGGGCATGGCCCACGAGCTTAATAACCTGCTTTCGGGCATCAGTGGCAGCCTGGAATTGATGCAGCGACGGATGGAACAAGGCCGCCTAGAGCAGATCGATCGTTACGTGTCGATGGCCAACGATTCGGTGAGCAAGGCTATGTCGCTCACCCACCATTTGCTGGCATTTTCCCGCCATCAGCCGTTGTCACCCAAACCCTTGGACATCAATCGCGAACTCAATGCGATGGAGCCGCTGCTACGCCAGGTGCTGGGCGCTGAAATGCGAGTGAACTGGGAACTGGATGTCTTACCATGGACCGTCTGCCTGGATGTCGCGCAGCTGGAGAATGCTCTGCTGAACCTCCTAGCCAATGCGCGCGAAGCTTGCCTGGGGCGAGGCCTGGTCACGTTACGCACGATCAACACGCGCGTGCAGGCGCCTTCTTCCGATGAGCGTGGCGTTGCCCCAGGTGACTATGTCGCACTCTACGTGTGCGACGATGGCCACGGTATGCCTGAGATTGACCTGGCGCGCGCGTTTGAACCCTTCTTCACCACCAAGCCAATGGGCCATGGAGCCGGATTGGGGCTGGCGATGGTCTATGGGTTCGTCGGCCAGTCAGGTGGCCATGTCTGGCTTGAGTCCGAGCCTGATCAGGGTATGAAAGTCTGTATGTTGTTCCCACGTTGCCTCGAACACATTCCCCAGCCCCCTCAGCAGCCTGTACCTAGCGTTTCAAGGGCCAATGGGCAGCGCGTGTTGCTGGTGGACGATGAAGAAAACCTGCGCCTGGTGATGAAGGAGTACCTTCAGGAGCGTGGCTTTGATGTCTGCGATGCGGACGATGCCAGGTCTGCGCTCGAGCGCTTCCGCCACCACGGCCCATTCGATCTGGTGATCACCGATATCGGCTTGCCCGGCGGTTTCAGCGGGCGGCAGGTGGCCCGGGCGATGCGCATGGCTAGGCCTGAGCAAAAGATCCTGTTGATTACCGGCTTCAATGACCAGCCACTGGAACCGCAATTGGCCAACGCACCGGGTACCGCTTTACTGCTCAAGCCGTTCGCGTTGTCCAGCCTGATGAACCAAGCGCTGCTTATGTTGGGCGAATGAACGCGCTCAGGGTTTGCCCAATATATTTGCCACTCGAGCCTGCAACTGCTTGAGTTCGAAAGGTTTGCTCACTAATTGCATGCCGGGGGCGAGAAAACCTTCACGTGCCATGGCCGTCTCGGCATAGCCGGTGATGAACAGTATTGGCAGATGCGGGCGCAGGGTTCGCGCGATCTCTGCCAGTTGTCGCCCACTCATGCCGGGTAAACCGACGTCGCTTAACAGCAGGTCGACCGCCTGGCCTGAACGCAGCAGTTGCAGGGCTTCGGTGGCGTTG
Proteins encoded in this region:
- a CDS encoding response regulator yields the protein MFAKDRPHKASGQGRGQATGGQSPSGMAAQIAQFDWHNTPLGALPHWQAPLRTAVDMMLLSPFPSAVVWGAEMTVVHNDPYLALIEGDGHGLGQAFDTLWATAWENIGPWVFEAFNGGANFVENQPVRLVRKRMGGQACFVFSYTPLRDEDHEVAGFMHTVIDTSAGVDAHDKWREQALAFERQIERVLADRDQIWQLSRDAMIVVTRDLLLQAVNPTWQRVLGWAEDEVRGTAILELVHPADRAEVEVAVMEFVHDRGLEQLETRLRHKDGHYRMFRWTATFDGTLLTAVGRDVSQDQDDALRQLDNLVRASQRLDAVSHVAGGMAHELNNLLSGISGSLELMQRRMEQGRLEQIDRYVSMANDSVSKAMSLTHHLLAFSRHQPLSPKPLDINRELNAMEPLLRQVLGAEMRVNWELDVLPWTVCLDVAQLENALLNLLANAREACLGRGLVTLRTINTRVQAPSSDERGVAPGDYVALYVCDDGHGMPEIDLARAFEPFFTTKPMGHGAGLGLAMVYGFVGQSGGHVWLESEPDQGMKVCMLFPRCLEHIPQPPQQPVPSVSRANGQRVLLVDDEENLRLVMKEYLQERGFDVCDADDARSALERFRHHGPFDLVITDIGLPGGFSGRQVARAMRMARPEQKILLITGFNDQPLEPQLANAPGTALLLKPFALSSLMNQALLMLGE